The Panacibacter microcysteis genome includes a window with the following:
- a CDS encoding POTRA domain-containing protein, with protein sequence MNFSKRIILVWISCGLYLFAYTQDSIPPLIPNRDTTGLAALLNSIVSPETDTSLVTIADISVHGNKKTKPYIIEREIPFKQGQYLRYNELYRLLTLAQQQVMNTTLFTKVSAYVYSRQGNIVFVNIDVKERWYLFPLPYFKLVDRNFNQWWVEQKASLNRTNYGIKFMQNNVSGRNDKLAVNLIAGYSNQVQAKYEQPFANPSLTKGFSVAFNFSRQRELNFQSEGSKQAFFKLDNFVIQNIRGEIAYLYRPAIKTRHSVRLTYVNSKVNDTIARLNPNYYGGGKTAVSYPELSYNIQYYNADYNAYPTKGFIGDATITRKGINKDVDLTQLQYHAHYIVPVAKKMQLYLQSAGILKLPFNQPYFNQQLFGYGDAFLRGLEYYVTDGAAGIMGRGTIRREIFAYTLRTPPNLKKSVVIPMKFYIKGGGDIGYTYNKNPGTSILSNRFLYTESIGLDVVIPSYDIVLKFEYSFNQLGESGLFFHVRTDF encoded by the coding sequence ATGAATTTCAGCAAACGCATAATACTGGTTTGGATAAGCTGTGGCCTGTATTTGTTTGCATACACGCAGGATTCTATCCCGCCGCTTATACCCAACCGTGATACTACGGGCCTTGCAGCACTTTTAAACAGCATCGTAAGCCCTGAAACAGATACATCGCTCGTAACAATTGCCGACATATCGGTGCATGGCAACAAAAAAACCAAGCCTTACATTATTGAGCGTGAAATTCCCTTCAAACAAGGACAATACCTGCGATACAACGAGCTTTACCGCTTACTTACACTGGCCCAGCAGCAGGTAATGAATACAACACTTTTCACAAAAGTATCTGCCTACGTGTACAGCCGCCAGGGAAACATTGTTTTTGTAAACATCGACGTAAAAGAAAGATGGTACCTCTTCCCGTTACCTTATTTCAAACTGGTTGACAGGAACTTTAACCAGTGGTGGGTTGAGCAAAAAGCTAGCCTTAACCGAACCAATTACGGCATAAAGTTTATGCAAAACAATGTAAGCGGCAGAAATGATAAACTGGCAGTAAACCTCATCGCCGGCTACAGTAACCAGGTACAGGCAAAATACGAACAGCCTTTTGCAAATCCGTCGCTAACCAAAGGTTTTAGCGTGGCCTTCAATTTTTCCAGGCAGCGGGAACTCAACTTTCAGTCAGAAGGCAGCAAACAGGCATTTTTCAAATTGGATAATTTTGTGATACAGAATATCCGCGGTGAAATTGCTTACCTCTACAGGCCGGCAATTAAAACAAGGCATTCTGTAAGACTCACCTACGTAAACAGCAAAGTAAACGACACAATTGCCCGGTTAAACCCCAACTATTATGGTGGCGGAAAAACAGCCGTTTCTTACCCGGAACTTTCGTATAATATTCAATACTACAACGCCGATTACAATGCCTACCCAACAAAAGGTTTTATTGGCGATGCCACCATTACACGCAAAGGCATAAACAAAGATGTAGATCTTACGCAGTTGCAATACCATGCACATTACATTGTGCCAGTTGCAAAAAAAATGCAGTTGTACCTGCAAAGTGCAGGCATTCTTAAACTGCCTTTCAATCAGCCTTACTTTAACCAGCAACTGTTTGGTTATGGAGATGCATTTTTAAGAGGGCTGGAATATTATGTAACCGATGGCGCAGCAGGTATTATGGGCCGCGGTACCATACGCAGAGAAATTTTTGCCTACACATTGCGAACACCGCCCAACCTCAAAAAAAGTGTGGTTATTCCAATGAAGTTTTATATAAAAGGCGGTGGAGACATTGGTTATACTTACAACAAGAACCCCGGCACCAGCATTTTGAGCAACAGATTTTTATATACTGAAAGTATAGGGCTCGATGTGGTTATTCCCTCATACGATATTGTTTTGAAATTTGAATACAGCTTCAACCAGCTTGGCGAAAGTGGCCTGTTCTTCCACGTGCGTACAGATTTTTAG
- a CDS encoding CBS domain-containing protein — MLVSQIIESGFPLLSLTDKVSFALQLMDDYDVLHLPVIHEEKFAGIVSKDDLLDANDSAALVTVQSHFIIAAVFPEEHILAALKVAGRFDISIIPVTSRTGEIAGCIRRKKLIQTLAAFLNVEEPGGMIVLEMDKRNFSFGEISRLIETNNAFITQLNSYTENTTGFFIVTIKINKVEISDIIATLQRYDYSVRYYFGEEEYENELKENYDLLMTYLKI, encoded by the coding sequence ATGCTGGTATCACAAATTATAGAATCAGGCTTCCCGTTACTTTCATTAACAGATAAGGTTTCTTTCGCATTACAGTTAATGGATGATTATGACGTATTGCATTTACCGGTTATACATGAAGAAAAATTTGCCGGTATAGTAAGTAAAGACGACTTACTCGACGCTAACGATTCAGCGGCCCTGGTTACGGTGCAATCTCATTTTATTATTGCCGCTGTTTTTCCTGAAGAACACATTTTAGCCGCACTTAAAGTTGCAGGCCGTTTTGATATTTCCATTATACCGGTAACTTCAAGGACAGGTGAAATTGCGGGCTGCATAAGGCGTAAAAAGCTCATCCAGACACTTGCCGCATTCCTGAATGTAGAAGAACCAGGTGGCATGATTGTGCTAGAAATGGATAAGCGAAACTTTTCCTTTGGAGAAATTTCCCGCCTTATTGAAACAAATAACGCCTTCATTACCCAATTAAACTCCTATACGGAAAATACCACGGGCTTCTTCATCGTTACTATCAAAATCAACAAAGTAGAAATCTCAGATATAATTGCTACGCTTCAGCGTTATGATTATTCGGTAAGATATTATTTTGGCGAAGAAGAGTACGAAAATGAATTAAAAGAAAATTACGATTTGCTTATGACCTATCTGAAGATCTAG
- a CDS encoding alpha/beta fold hydrolase: MNYEVKQIDKFRFIEEGEGEPLILLHGLFGALSNFQDLIEYFKNSHKVVVPLLPLFDLDIFHTSVGGLEKHVHKFIEARNYDQIHLLGNSLGGHVALVHVLKHPERIKSLILTGSSGLFENGMGDSYPKRGDYEYIKRKTEVTFYDPATATKELVDEVYEICNNRLKVIKIIALAKSAIRNNLGEELSQISQPTLLIWGNDDTITPPFVAKEFNKLIPNSELFFINKCGHAPMMEVPAEFNKILEEFLTKLKQPAATIA, encoded by the coding sequence ATGAATTACGAGGTAAAACAAATTGATAAATTCAGGTTTATAGAAGAAGGAGAAGGCGAACCCCTTATTCTTTTGCATGGTCTTTTTGGGGCATTGAGCAATTTCCAGGATCTGATTGAATATTTCAAAAATTCACATAAAGTAGTGGTTCCTTTACTGCCACTTTTCGACCTGGATATCTTCCATACTTCTGTGGGCGGACTGGAAAAACACGTACATAAATTTATTGAGGCGCGTAATTACGATCAAATACACTTACTGGGTAATTCGCTCGGCGGGCATGTGGCGCTGGTGCATGTGCTTAAACATCCGGAAAGAATAAAATCACTTATCCTCACCGGTAGTTCAGGACTTTTCGAAAATGGTATGGGAGACAGTTACCCCAAACGTGGCGATTACGAATACATAAAAAGGAAGACTGAGGTTACCTTTTATGATCCCGCAACTGCTACCAAAGAACTGGTAGATGAGGTTTATGAAATATGCAATAACAGGCTAAAAGTTATCAAAATCATTGCGCTGGCCAAAAGCGCCATCAGGAACAACCTTGGTGAAGAATTGAGCCAGATTTCCCAGCCGACGTTGTTGATTTGGGGAAATGACGACACCATTACGCCCCCATTTGTGGCCAAAGAGTTCAACAAACTTATTCCTAACAGTGAATTATTTTTTATCAATAAATGCGGGCATGCGCCAATGATGGAAGTGCCTGCAGAATTCAATAAAATTCTTGAAGAGTTTCTTACAAAACTCAAACAACCCGCTGCAACAATTGCCTAA
- a CDS encoding murein L,D-transpeptidase catalytic domain family protein, with amino-acid sequence MKKLIFLCMICFSVFTSMAPVSVADNNGDKKFGSLLPSIADEGAGVAPWIDSMYNVLNLDSLGLNKTAFFYACKGYQFLLNNGKLKHPELLTICDYTQSSAHKRLYVLDMEQGVVKYNTYVSHGKNSGSEYATSFSNKTDSHKSSLGFMITGDTYIGKAGYSMYFDGMETGVNSNVRPRAIVMHGSNYVTGDRADNGTMMGRSYGCPAVPYKEHRKIIDAIKGGSCFFAFADDKWYASTSKILGAKFTWPVIANASPVVLPAFSSATAQDVPFVSNM; translated from the coding sequence ATGAAGAAACTGATTTTTTTGTGTATGATCTGCTTCAGCGTGTTTACTTCAATGGCCCCCGTTTCCGTTGCAGATAATAATGGTGATAAAAAATTTGGCTCACTGCTGCCTTCGATAGCAGATGAAGGTGCAGGTGTGGCGCCATGGATAGACTCTATGTATAATGTTTTAAACCTCGATTCCCTCGGGCTTAATAAAACAGCTTTTTTCTACGCTTGCAAAGGCTACCAGTTTTTACTCAATAATGGCAAACTGAAACACCCGGAATTGCTCACTATATGCGATTATACGCAAAGCAGCGCACACAAACGCCTCTATGTGCTCGATATGGAGCAGGGTGTCGTAAAGTATAATACTTATGTTTCCCACGGCAAAAATTCCGGCTCAGAATATGCCACCAGTTTCTCTAATAAAACAGACTCGCATAAAAGTTCGCTCGGTTTTATGATTACCGGCGATACATATATCGGGAAGGCTGGTTACAGTATGTACTTCGATGGTATGGAAACCGGTGTAAACTCAAATGTAAGGCCGAGAGCAATTGTAATGCATGGCAGCAATTATGTTACCGGAGACCGTGCAGATAACGGCACCATGATGGGCAGAAGTTATGGTTGCCCTGCGGTGCCATACAAAGAACACCGTAAAATTATTGATGCCATAAAAGGCGGCAGTTGCTTTTTTGCTTTTGCAGATGACAAATGGTATGCCTCTACTTCAAAAATACTTGGTGCTAAATTTACCTGGCCTGTAATTGCCAATGCTTCACCGGTTGTTTTGCCGGCGTTTTCTTCAGCCACGGCACAGGATGTTCCTTTTGTATCAAACATGTAA
- a CDS encoding LacI family DNA-binding transcriptional regulator codes for MSNNTTLKKISQILDISISTVSRALKDHPDISAKTKQKVTELANALEYEPNAYAINLRTNNSKIFGLIVPDISYYFYNTFISSVEEECRKNNYSLLILQSGDNPETESANIKLCRQNRVSGVFACITSSTANIEAFYKLKEADIPLIFFDKVPADNSFSKVCIADTEAARLAAEFIVQKQKKNVLGLFGNTSLSITQKRLSSFKEVFAENAAINLVIAHAISFDDAYEKCLACLNTHIPDTIFCMSDEILIGAMRAVQEKRLHIPKDVSVIALSNGFMPLLYVPQITYVETSGYQLGKLAFKNMMDSVVGNTVESEVFVPCRLVEGASF; via the coding sequence ATGAGCAACAATACCACGCTTAAAAAGATTTCACAGATACTCGATATCAGCATCTCTACGGTATCGAGGGCATTGAAAGACCATCCGGATATTTCTGCAAAAACGAAACAAAAAGTAACAGAGCTGGCCAATGCGCTGGAGTATGAGCCAAACGCTTATGCCATTAATTTAAGAACCAATAACAGTAAAATATTCGGCCTCATAGTGCCAGACATTTCTTATTATTTCTATAATACATTTATATCGTCTGTAGAGGAGGAATGCAGGAAAAACAATTATTCACTGCTGATATTACAGTCTGGTGATAACCCGGAAACGGAGTCTGCCAATATTAAACTGTGCCGGCAAAACCGTGTTAGCGGCGTTTTTGCCTGTATAACTTCATCCACCGCAAATATTGAGGCATTTTATAAATTGAAAGAAGCAGATATTCCGCTGATATTTTTTGACAAAGTGCCCGCAGACAATTCATTTTCCAAAGTATGCATTGCAGATACAGAAGCGGCACGGCTTGCGGCAGAATTTATTGTACAAAAGCAAAAGAAAAACGTACTGGGGCTTTTTGGAAATACAAGCCTTTCTATTACCCAAAAGCGCTTGTCTTCTTTTAAAGAGGTTTTTGCTGAAAACGCGGCTATCAACCTGGTGATAGCGCACGCAATAAGCTTTGACGATGCTTACGAAAAATGCCTTGCCTGTTTAAACACTCATATACCAGATACGATTTTTTGTATGAGCGATGAGATTCTCATCGGCGCAATGAGAGCCGTGCAGGAGAAAAGGCTACACATACCCAAAGACGTTTCCGTAATTGCCTTAAGCAATGGTTTTATGCCATTATTGTATGTACCCCAGATAACTTATGTAGAGACCAGCGGTTACCAGCTTGGCAAACTCGCTTTTAAGAATATGATGGATTCGGTAGTCGGCAATACAGTGGAAAGTGAAGTGTTTGTGCCGTGCAGGCTTGTGGAAGGTGCATCTTTCTAA
- a CDS encoding AraC family transcriptional regulator, with protein sequence MNVECEIILPDEGSSFRLLHTRTLPEQYPWEYHYHPEFEIVCVLRGAGTRHVGNHFSSYDNGDLVLIGPNLPHAGFGLNAHGQHEEIVIQIREEVLVESIVSRPEMLPVVSLLEKSKFGICFKGAAKEQISRRLQKLLKLQPFERFIELLHVLYQMAVTTNYELLNPSTVLSQLTRKNNGRLQHILAYVEKHYNEDIDVKKAAAIANLSVPSFCNYFKKLMSFTFTDFINQYRIHRACVMLKQEKTIAEVSFACGFNNVAYFNKVFKTIMNKTPSQYKKEMQFSW encoded by the coding sequence ATGAATGTTGAATGCGAGATCATTCTCCCCGACGAAGGCAGTTCGTTCCGGCTGCTGCACACCAGGACCTTACCCGAGCAATACCCCTGGGAATACCACTATCATCCTGAATTTGAAATAGTTTGTGTATTAAGAGGTGCAGGCACCAGACATGTCGGTAATCATTTCAGCAGTTACGATAATGGCGATCTTGTATTGATAGGCCCCAATCTTCCGCATGCGGGTTTTGGGCTTAATGCGCATGGTCAACATGAGGAAATTGTCATACAAATAAGAGAAGAGGTTTTAGTGGAATCAATCGTGTCCAGGCCAGAAATGCTTCCTGTTGTGTCACTGCTCGAGAAATCAAAGTTTGGCATATGTTTTAAAGGTGCTGCCAAAGAACAAATTAGCCGGCGGCTGCAAAAACTACTCAAACTGCAACCTTTCGAAAGATTCATAGAACTGCTGCATGTGCTTTACCAGATGGCTGTTACTACGAACTACGAATTATTGAACCCGTCCACTGTTCTATCTCAGCTTACGAGGAAAAACAACGGGCGATTGCAGCACATACTTGCATATGTTGAAAAACATTACAATGAAGACATCGATGTAAAGAAGGCTGCGGCCATTGCCAACCTTTCCGTTCCTTCCTTCTGCAATTACTTTAAGAAACTAATGAGTTTTACGTTTACAGATTTTATCAACCAATACCGCATACACAGGGCATGCGTAATGCTCAAGCAGGAAAAAACGATTGCCGAAGTAAGTTTTGCATGTGGTTTCAATAATGTTGCTTACTTTAATAAAGTATTCAAAACGATTATGAACAAAACACCATCTCAATACAAAAAAGAGATGCAGTTTTCCTGGTAG